In the genome of Marispirochaeta sp., one region contains:
- a CDS encoding AraC family transcriptional regulator: MSFLEFLAGLGAAQGILLLVLIGLRFRHHENLPLALLVLVFSLRLGTIPFWNAEALLRAPWLWPATTPLPFLFGPLLWWFIRNIAADNEKGPRGLVFHFTPYIAEVTIITISILGMDLPEYREFVVSVFAGSPPYWLPIRNALKVVVNIIYLVLSARIVFGCNSRDIPGSYRYWLRILVVLPSLVLAAFAFVAVYPPATARLAAGGCIPFIILAAAMAVLVYVISFLVLAVPQVLTGGHGSLSGGRSGREELCAADESAEISEKVKESLDAGAFHDTRLSLNKLAKRLDIHPNRVSYVINHVYKQSFCSLVNDYRLRYFQNRVDEGALNNHSILELAMEAGFSSKSTFNRVFKEATGISPSVYAQQYRGLTPR; this comes from the coding sequence GTGTCTTTTCTTGAGTTTCTCGCGGGTTTGGGCGCAGCCCAGGGGATTCTGCTTCTTGTACTCATCGGACTGCGCTTTCGTCACCATGAAAATCTGCCTCTGGCTCTCCTTGTGCTGGTCTTCTCCCTCCGGCTCGGAACAATACCATTCTGGAATGCTGAAGCCCTGCTGAGGGCTCCATGGCTGTGGCCGGCGACAACGCCGCTCCCTTTTCTGTTCGGACCGCTGCTCTGGTGGTTTATCAGGAATATTGCTGCCGATAACGAAAAAGGCCCGCGGGGTCTTGTTTTCCATTTTACTCCTTATATCGCGGAGGTCACAATAATCACCATAAGCATTCTTGGTATGGATCTCCCGGAGTACCGGGAGTTTGTGGTTTCCGTTTTCGCGGGCTCGCCTCCGTACTGGCTGCCGATACGAAATGCTCTGAAGGTTGTTGTGAACATCATTTACCTGGTGCTGTCCGCACGGATTGTGTTCGGCTGTAATTCCCGGGATATTCCCGGTTCCTATCGGTATTGGCTGCGGATTCTGGTGGTTCTTCCGTCTCTGGTCCTTGCCGCTTTTGCCTTTGTCGCCGTCTATCCTCCTGCTACCGCCAGGCTGGCTGCCGGCGGATGCATCCCCTTTATAATTCTTGCCGCCGCGATGGCTGTGCTTGTTTATGTAATTTCATTTCTTGTCCTCGCCGTGCCTCAGGTTCTGACAGGAGGCCATGGATCCTTGTCAGGAGGACGTTCAGGCAGAGAAGAGTTGTGTGCGGCAGATGAATCAGCCGAGATTTCCGAAAAAGTAAAAGAGTCTCTTGATGCAGGAGCATTTCATGATACACGTCTCTCCCTGAATAAACTGGCTAAGCGACTTGATATACATCCGAATCGTGTTTCGTACGTTATTAACCATGTTTATAAACAGTCCTTCTGTTCCCTGGTCAACGATTACCGCTTGCGGTATTTCCAGAACCGTGTGGATGAGGGGGCTCTGAATAATCACAGTATTCTGGAATTGGCCATGGAAGCAGGATTTTCCTCCAAGAGCACCTTTAACCGGGTCTTTAAGGAAGCTACAGGGATTTCGCCTTCTGTATATGCGCAGCAGTATAGGGGGCTGACGCCCAGATAG
- the citX gene encoding citrate lyase holo-[acyl-carrier protein] synthase, with translation MARIKLEELLFAREDRSRRIRSFLFRYRLPIVVLTLNIPGPDKTPEWADQVFSAGVNAAREAFSPQHEKSCLLPSGFEWYGVVKGDPLTLKKKAIRIEETHPLGRLFDIDLHAPDSPQLDRAALRLGPRRCLICSRPAHECGRSRRHGLEELLLKAGSLADRYASEQDYTLQKQ, from the coding sequence ATGGCACGGATTAAACTGGAAGAGCTGCTCTTCGCCAGGGAGGACAGAAGCCGCAGGATCAGAAGCTTCCTGTTCCGTTACCGGCTGCCCATTGTTGTGCTGACCCTGAACATTCCCGGTCCGGACAAGACCCCGGAATGGGCGGATCAGGTATTCTCCGCCGGGGTCAACGCTGCCCGGGAAGCCTTTTCCCCGCAGCACGAAAAATCCTGCCTGCTCCCCAGCGGCTTTGAGTGGTACGGTGTGGTAAAAGGAGATCCCCTGACACTGAAAAAGAAGGCCATACGCATTGAGGAGACCCACCCCCTGGGACGCCTGTTTGATATTGATCTGCATGCCCCGGATTCACCGCAGCTTGACCGCGCGGCTCTGAGACTTGGACCGCGACGCTGCCTTATCTGCAGCAGGCCTGCCCATGAGTGCGGACGCAGCCGGCGGCACGGGCTTGAAGAGCTCCTGCTGAAAGCGGGATCTCTTGCAGACAGATATGCATCGGAGCAGGACTATACATTACAAAAACAGTAA
- a CDS encoding acyl-CoA dehydrogenase produces the protein MKKQDLPDFPDFLKNLRMKLTSVFQNPIPGLFAGWDAELLDASPFSVFIPSRFGGRGQKVHECLTVLETCSYESLPFALVTGINGALFLQPVSKYAEEHLQQKVFNDFLHHRNLGGLMITEPDFGSDALQMRSSFREEEGGYRLRGTKHWGGLTGRADYWLLTARGETEDGGLDRTINFFVWDKSLGGIEVEEYYESLGLEMIPYGRNRIDTHLPAGRRLKPDGSGVRMLLDLLHRSRLQFPGMATGFIKRLLDEARQHTRTRQVGGKPLSGYDQVQDRMAVLQSYYTVSSAMCAYSADVAGVDKDCSGMALPANAIKSVITDMMQSAAQSLLQLVGAKGYRRDHIAGQALVDSRPFQIFEGSNDILYEQIAEAVLKSMNRLKESNVYRYLKSSELTSRAAVWLRDSLDFSLNSGLSQRKMVDLGRILGRLISVQMVMTLGDRGFRNDLVENCLGIMKRRIQTLLGNFADSQEIQLIENYEEGSAWLRFIPG, from the coding sequence ATGAAAAAACAAGATCTTCCTGATTTCCCGGATTTCCTTAAGAACCTGCGCATGAAACTCACGTCAGTATTCCAGAATCCCATTCCCGGCCTCTTCGCCGGGTGGGATGCAGAGCTGCTTGACGCCTCACCGTTTTCAGTCTTTATTCCCTCCAGATTCGGCGGGCGGGGACAGAAGGTACATGAGTGCCTGACAGTGCTGGAAACATGTTCGTATGAATCCCTGCCGTTCGCGTTAGTCACGGGAATAAACGGCGCCCTTTTCCTGCAGCCTGTTTCCAAATATGCCGAAGAGCATCTTCAGCAAAAAGTCTTTAATGATTTTCTACATCACCGAAATCTCGGCGGTTTGATGATTACGGAGCCCGATTTTGGTTCCGATGCCCTGCAGATGCGGAGCAGCTTCAGGGAGGAGGAAGGCGGTTACCGTCTTCGGGGTACAAAACACTGGGGTGGGCTTACCGGCCGGGCCGACTACTGGCTTCTGACCGCCCGGGGAGAAACCGAAGACGGGGGGCTGGATCGTACCATCAATTTTTTCGTGTGGGATAAAAGCCTCGGCGGCATTGAGGTGGAAGAGTATTACGAAAGCCTCGGCCTGGAGATGATTCCCTACGGGCGCAACAGAATAGATACCCATCTACCGGCAGGGAGGCGTCTCAAACCGGACGGCAGCGGTGTACGAATGCTTCTTGATCTGCTGCACCGCAGCCGGCTTCAGTTTCCGGGAATGGCCACAGGATTCATAAAACGCCTGCTTGACGAAGCCCGGCAGCATACACGGACCCGACAGGTCGGCGGAAAACCTCTTTCCGGCTATGATCAGGTACAGGACCGTATGGCGGTGCTGCAGTCATACTACACGGTAAGTTCTGCCATGTGTGCCTATTCAGCAGATGTGGCAGGCGTGGATAAGGATTGTTCCGGTATGGCGTTGCCGGCAAATGCCATTAAAAGTGTTATAACCGATATGATGCAGTCTGCGGCACAGTCTCTCCTGCAACTGGTGGGTGCTAAAGGATATCGCCGGGATCATATCGCCGGTCAGGCCCTGGTGGACAGCCGTCCGTTTCAGATTTTCGAAGGATCCAACGACATCCTCTATGAACAGATCGCCGAAGCCGTGCTTAAATCAATGAACCGCCTTAAGGAGTCCAATGTTTATCGGTATCTGAAAAGCTCTGAGCTTACGTCCCGTGCAGCGGTCTGGCTGAGGGATTCCCTGGATTTCTCCCTGAATTCCGGACTGTCTCAGCGGAAGATGGTTGATCTCGGCCGTATTCTGGGCCGACTGATTTCCGTACAGATGGTGATGACTCTGGGGGATCGGGGATTCCGGAACGATCTGGTTGAAAACTGTTTAGGAATAATGAAACGCCGCATCCAAACGTTGCTTGGTAACTTTGCGGATTCGCAGGAAATACAGCTGATCGAGAATTACGAGGAGGGGAGTGCCTGGCTGCGGTTTATTCCCGGCTGA